From Thalassococcus sp. S3, one genomic window encodes:
- a CDS encoding PaaI family thioesterase has product MTAAEIQTLLEENFAPWVLALDLSVQGASPAHTTLRMPLTPQLARVGGIVSGQALAALSDTSMVLATIAHVGEFKPLATTNLDVQFLRPGVGAAILCRAEVVRAGKALIFTRALMTEEDSAKSVATATATFYAP; this is encoded by the coding sequence ATGACCGCAGCAGAGATCCAAACCCTACTGGAGGAAAACTTCGCCCCCTGGGTTCTCGCCCTCGACCTGTCCGTCCAGGGCGCCTCACCCGCACACACGACGCTGCGCATGCCACTGACCCCGCAGCTTGCCCGCGTGGGCGGCATCGTGTCCGGGCAAGCGCTGGCTGCCTTGTCAGACACGTCCATGGTTCTCGCGACAATTGCCCATGTCGGTGAGTTCAAACCCCTGGCGACCACAAACCTCGACGTCCAGTTTCTGCGCCCCGGTGTGGGCGCTGCCATCCTTTGCCGGGCCGAAGTGGTGCGTGCGGGCAAGGCGCTGATCTTCACACGCGCCCTCATGACCGAGGAAGACAGCGCCAAATCCGTCGCCACGGCGACTGCGACGTTCTACGCGCCTTAA
- a CDS encoding Hint domain-containing protein, translating to MPVFSFGVVAFDDLNEISGDPVTNATTGTTGVFSVDAGATPITFQVDDDDSDFDDGFIDPPNNSTGGNNQLLDQPVSINGQTFAAGSQVELEFAITTTTGETFFYVRINGTNVGLTGDTLPQPGTTYTIDSSADGQDTPYDGLACFTAGTMIETADGPRPVESLLPGDRVRTMDNGMQKLRWIGQQALSAFQLRAAPHLAPIRINAGALGNREALEVSPQHRILMTGWRAELYFGAPEVLVPAKALVNGKTIVALPPDRPARYVHLLFDRHEIVFSHGLATESFHPGEMGLRDVDQKREVEVLFPDLGPMNEGYGRTAYPVVKTREARGIFGWFSH from the coding sequence ATGCCAGTTTTCTCTTTTGGAGTGGTCGCGTTTGACGACTTGAACGAAATCTCCGGGGATCCGGTCACCAATGCGACCACCGGAACGACAGGTGTCTTCAGCGTCGATGCGGGCGCGACACCCATCACGTTTCAGGTCGATGACGACGACAGCGACTTTGACGACGGTTTCATTGATCCTCCCAATAATTCGACGGGCGGGAACAACCAGCTTCTGGACCAGCCTGTCAGCATCAATGGCCAGACCTTCGCGGCGGGATCGCAGGTGGAGTTGGAGTTTGCGATCACAACAACAACGGGTGAGACGTTTTTCTATGTCCGCATCAATGGCACGAATGTCGGTCTGACCGGCGATACGCTTCCGCAGCCGGGCACGACCTATACGATAGACAGTTCAGCCGATGGGCAGGACACGCCCTATGATGGGCTGGCCTGTTTCACCGCAGGGACGATGATAGAAACCGCGGATGGGCCACGCCCGGTGGAAAGCCTTTTGCCCGGTGATCGCGTGCGCACGATGGATAATGGCATGCAAAAGCTGCGCTGGATCGGTCAGCAGGCGCTTTCGGCGTTCCAGCTGAGAGCCGCGCCGCACCTTGCGCCGATCCGGATCAACGCGGGCGCCTTGGGCAATCGCGAAGCGCTGGAGGTTTCGCCGCAGCACCGCATCTTGATGACGGGATGGCGTGCGGAGCTCTATTTTGGCGCGCCGGAAGTGCTGGTCCCGGCCAAGGCGCTGGTGAACGGAAAAACCATCGTGGCGCTGCCACCGGATCGGCCGGCCCGCTATGTCCATCTGCTTTTCGACCGGCATGAGATCGTCTTTTCGCACGGCCTGGCGACGGAGAGTTTTCATCCGGGCGAGATGGGCCTGCGCGACGTCGACCAGAAGCGCGAGGTCGAGGTTCTGTTCCCCGATCTGGGCCCGATGAACGAAGGCTACGGACGCACCGCATATCCGGTTGTCAAAACACGGGAAGCCCGAGGAATTTTCGGTTGGTTTTCCCACTGA
- a CDS encoding DUF488 family protein: MKDGHSELKLCPEGTAKQVFTIGYEGTEISGFVEVLIAAGIETLVDIRELPLSRKRGFSKNGLRTALEENGISYVHMRDLGDPKEGRLAARAGDYATFQRVFSDHMKTERATTALRELNSLVGKSTVCLLCFEKCHLGCHRSIVVEHLMQLDLIEARHI; the protein is encoded by the coding sequence ATGAAAGATGGACATTCGGAACTGAAGCTTTGCCCTGAGGGCACAGCGAAGCAGGTATTTACGATAGGCTATGAAGGTACTGAAATATCTGGATTTGTTGAGGTTCTGATTGCAGCAGGTATCGAAACGCTGGTCGATATTCGCGAACTTCCGCTTTCGAGGAAACGCGGTTTCTCAAAAAATGGTCTTCGGACCGCACTGGAGGAGAATGGGATCAGCTATGTCCACATGCGTGACCTTGGCGATCCAAAGGAAGGCCGTCTGGCTGCGCGCGCGGGCGACTACGCCACCTTTCAGCGGGTTTTCTCCGATCATATGAAGACCGAGCGGGCAACTACAGCCCTTCGAGAGCTCAACTCGCTAGTTGGAAAGTCAACGGTTTGTTTACTATGTTTTGAAAAATGTCATCTTGGTTGTCATCGCTCCATAGTTGTGGAGCATTTGATGCAGCTTGATCTAATCGAGGCAAGGCACATCTAG
- a CDS encoding cytochrome c, with protein sequence MPEPREGARLFADNCTACHDYRGTGGGVLIGGQVPPDLTQIALRNDGVFPRAEVLSVIDGYGKGEHTGRVMPEFGAILEGDTVPVEIDGRMTPVPRPLAALLEYLEDIQVDG encoded by the coding sequence ATGCCCGAACCCCGCGAAGGTGCACGGCTCTTTGCTGACAATTGCACCGCCTGTCACGACTATCGGGGAACCGGGGGCGGTGTGCTGATCGGTGGCCAGGTTCCTCCGGATCTTACACAGATCGCGTTGCGCAATGACGGTGTTTTCCCACGTGCCGAAGTGCTTTCGGTGATCGACGGTTACGGAAAGGGGGAGCATACGGGCCGCGTCATGCCGGAATTCGGCGCGATCCTTGAAGGAGACACCGTGCCCGTGGAAATCGACGGCCGCATGACACCGGTGCCAAGGCCCCTTGCGGCCTTGCTCGAATATCTTGAGGATATTCAGGTCGACGGCTAG
- the parE gene encoding DNA topoisomerase IV subunit B has product MANDLLSGAPEPDYNASSIEVLEGLEPVRKRPGMYIGGTDERALHHLVAEVLDNSMDEAVAGHANRIEVELHDDYAITIRDNGRGIPIDPHPKFPDKSALEVILCTLHAGGKFSGKAYETSGGLHGVGASVVNALSDSMVVQVARDRQLFEQRFSRGLPLGPVEQIGAAPNRRGTTVTFHADEEIFGHHRFKPARLFKSIRSKAYLFSGVEIRWKSAIDDGETPTEATFHFPGGLSDYLTETLGSASTYADAPFSGTVDFKEKFGTPGKVEWAINWTPSRDGFIQSYCNTVPTPEGGTHVAGFWAAILKGIKAYGELVNNKKAGQITRDDLITGGCALVSCFIREPEFVGQTKDRLATVEAQRLVENSVRDHFDNWLAADTKSAGAILDFLVLRAEERLRRRQEKETQRKSATKKLRLPGKLVDCSQNAREGTELFIVEGDSAGGSAKMARDRKTQALLPLRGKILNVLGAASSKLGSNAEISDLTQALGVGLGTRFNIDDLRYDKVIIMTDADVDGAHIASLLMTFFFTQMRPMIDAGHLYLACPPLFRLTQGARRVYCLDEAEKNDLLEKSLGGKGKIDVSRFKGLGEMDAKDLKETTMDPASRKLIRVTIDEDEPGETGDLVERLMGKKPEMRFQYIQENARFVEELDV; this is encoded by the coding sequence ATGGCAAATGACCTCCTCTCCGGCGCCCCGGAACCCGACTACAACGCCTCCTCCATCGAGGTCCTCGAAGGGCTGGAGCCCGTGCGCAAACGCCCGGGGATGTATATCGGCGGCACGGATGAGCGTGCGTTGCACCACCTCGTCGCCGAAGTGCTCGACAATTCCATGGACGAGGCCGTCGCCGGCCACGCCAACCGGATCGAGGTTGAGCTGCACGACGACTACGCCATCACCATCCGTGACAATGGCCGTGGCATCCCCATCGATCCGCACCCGAAATTCCCCGACAAATCCGCGTTGGAGGTTATCCTCTGCACCCTGCACGCCGGCGGCAAATTCTCCGGCAAGGCCTACGAGACCTCCGGCGGTCTGCACGGCGTCGGCGCCTCCGTCGTCAACGCCCTGTCGGACAGCATGGTCGTCCAGGTCGCCCGCGACCGTCAGCTCTTCGAACAACGCTTCTCGCGCGGGCTGCCCTTGGGCCCCGTCGAGCAGATCGGCGCCGCCCCCAACCGGCGCGGCACCACCGTCACCTTCCACGCCGATGAAGAGATCTTCGGCCATCACCGCTTCAAGCCCGCGCGCCTCTTCAAGTCCATTCGCTCCAAGGCCTACCTCTTTTCGGGCGTCGAAATCCGCTGGAAGTCCGCCATCGACGACGGCGAAACCCCGACCGAGGCGACCTTCCACTTCCCCGGCGGCCTCTCGGATTACCTCACCGAAACCCTCGGCTCCGCCTCCACCTATGCCGACGCGCCCTTCTCCGGCACCGTCGATTTCAAGGAGAAGTTCGGCACACCCGGCAAGGTCGAATGGGCCATCAACTGGACCCCGTCGCGCGACGGGTTCATCCAGTCCTACTGCAACACCGTGCCCACGCCCGAAGGCGGCACCCATGTGGCCGGTTTCTGGGCCGCGATCCTCAAGGGCATCAAGGCGTATGGCGAGCTGGTCAACAACAAGAAAGCCGGCCAGATCACCCGCGACGACCTGATCACGGGTGGCTGCGCGCTGGTCTCCTGCTTCATCCGTGAGCCTGAATTCGTGGGCCAGACCAAGGACCGTCTGGCCACGGTCGAGGCCCAGCGGCTGGTGGAGAACTCCGTCCGCGACCATTTCGACAACTGGCTCGCCGCCGACACCAAATCCGCCGGCGCCATCCTCGATTTCCTCGTCCTGCGCGCCGAAGAACGCCTCCGCCGCCGGCAGGAGAAAGAGACCCAGCGCAAATCCGCCACCAAGAAGCTGCGCCTTCCCGGCAAACTGGTCGATTGCTCCCAGAATGCCCGCGAAGGCACCGAGCTTTTCATCGTCGAAGGCGACAGTGCGGGCGGTTCCGCCAAGATGGCCCGCGACCGCAAGACCCAAGCCCTCCTGCCCCTGCGCGGCAAGATCCTGAACGTGCTGGGCGCGGCCTCCTCCAAGCTGGGATCGAATGCGGAAATCAGCGATCTGACCCAGGCTTTGGGCGTTGGCCTCGGCACCCGCTTCAACATCGACGATCTGCGCTATGACAAGGTCATCATCATGACCGATGCCGACGTGGACGGCGCCCATATCGCGTCGCTCCTGATGACGTTCTTCTTCACCCAGATGCGCCCCATGATCGACGCAGGCCACCTGTATCTCGCCTGCCCGCCCCTTTTCCGCCTGACCCAAGGCGCGCGGCGCGTCTATTGCCTGGACGAGGCCGAAAAGAACGATCTTCTGGAGAAGAGCCTCGGCGGCAAGGGCAAGATCGACGTCTCGCGCTTCAAGGGGCTGGGCGAGATGGACGCCAAGGACCTCAAGGAAACCACGATGGACCCCGCCTCCCGCAAACTGATCCGCGTGACCATAGACGAGGACGAGCCGGGAGAGACCGGAGACCTCGTCGAACGCCTGATGGGCAAGAAACCGGAAATGCGGTTTCAGTACATTCAGGAGAACGCGCGGTTTGTGGAGGAGTTGGATGTTTGA
- a CDS encoding lipoprotein-releasing ABC transporter permease subunit, with amino-acid sequence MAKSPAPFSAFEWMIAWRYLRARRAEGGVSTMTWISIIGITLAVFALIATLAVRSGFRAEFVDTILGANAHVQIYNAGQVTEQGRIDRTIADYDAMVARVAEVPGVTRVAPRIQGQVMANLRSSNAGVQVFGMRVDDVQTLPGLEPAEGTGGSFDRYEEGIAIGSGVAQQLGAQVGDRIKLISPNGVRTAFGTSPRVNAYEVVHIFSAGRYDIDRVRVYLPLQEAQSFFNREGVVDELEVMVEDPDNVNAMALPLIRAAGERAQVWTWQDASGGFLRALEVEDNIMFVILSILVLIAAMNIVSGLIMLVKNKGRDIGILRTVGLSEGNILRIFFICGASTGLIGTTLGVILGCLFAIYIDPVFSFVNVMMGGGVWDPSIRGIYSLPAQLHLSDVLSAIALSLSLSFIVTIFPARRAARMNPVEALRYE; translated from the coding sequence ATGGCCAAATCACCAGCCCCTTTTTCCGCTTTTGAGTGGATGATCGCATGGCGCTATCTGCGCGCCCGCCGCGCCGAAGGGGGGGTCAGCACGATGACCTGGATCAGCATCATCGGCATTACGCTTGCCGTTTTTGCGCTGATCGCGACGCTTGCGGTGCGCTCGGGCTTTCGCGCGGAATTCGTCGATACGATCCTTGGCGCGAACGCCCATGTGCAGATCTACAATGCCGGGCAGGTGACCGAGCAAGGGCGGATCGACCGCACCATCGCGGATTACGATGCGATGGTCGCCCGTGTGGCAGAGGTGCCGGGGGTCACGCGTGTCGCCCCACGCATTCAGGGCCAGGTGATGGCCAATCTCCGCTCAAGCAATGCGGGGGTGCAGGTCTTCGGTATGAGAGTGGACGATGTGCAGACCCTGCCGGGGCTTGAGCCGGCCGAGGGCACGGGCGGTTCCTTCGACAGGTATGAGGAGGGCATCGCCATCGGCAGCGGCGTGGCCCAGCAGCTTGGCGCGCAGGTGGGAGATCGCATCAAGCTGATCTCTCCCAACGGTGTGCGCACCGCCTTTGGGACAAGCCCAAGGGTCAATGCCTACGAAGTCGTGCATATCTTCAGCGCCGGGCGCTACGACATCGACCGTGTCCGCGTCTACCTTCCCCTGCAGGAGGCACAGTCCTTCTTCAACCGCGAGGGTGTCGTCGACGAGTTGGAGGTGATGGTCGAAGATCCAGACAATGTGAATGCGATGGCCTTGCCTTTGATCCGCGCCGCCGGGGAACGGGCGCAGGTGTGGACCTGGCAGGATGCCTCTGGCGGTTTTCTCCGCGCGCTGGAGGTCGAGGACAACATCATGTTCGTGATCCTGTCGATCCTTGTGCTTATCGCGGCGATGAATATCGTGTCGGGGCTGATTATGCTGGTGAAGAACAAGGGTCGCGATATCGGCATTCTGCGCACTGTGGGGCTGAGCGAAGGGAACATCCTGCGGATCTTTTTCATCTGCGGCGCGTCCACCGGCCTGATTGGCACGACCTTGGGTGTGATCCTGGGCTGCCTGTTCGCGATCTATATCGACCCGGTTTTTTCGTTCGTAAACGTGATGATGGGGGGCGGTGTCTGGGATCCGTCGATCCGGGGGATCTACAGTCTGCCGGCGCAGCTGCACCTTTCCGATGTGCTGAGCGCGATTGCCCTGTCGCTCAGCCTGTCTTTTATCGTCACGATCTTTCCGGCCCGGCGCGCGGCGCGCATGAACCCGGTGGAGGCGTTGCGCTATGAGTGA
- a CDS encoding DUF2937 family protein: protein MIRALTLAGGIAGATLLSQFPTFSQQYVQRLGGAVDALSDVVADFDASARAVGLSRTAALEQMQGSVFVERRRADMERTIRRYDRLSADLAVLRPLGDGGRLLEIRRFADPQLVEATWSAYRPAVPATFDGVLFVLAGFGGGAAVISVLRRLFRRRRAAVG, encoded by the coding sequence ATGATCCGGGCTTTGACCTTGGCAGGCGGCATCGCGGGTGCCACGCTGTTGTCGCAATTCCCAACCTTTTCACAGCAATATGTCCAACGCCTCGGCGGGGCCGTCGATGCGCTGTCAGATGTCGTGGCCGACTTTGATGCCTCGGCCCGCGCGGTCGGCTTGTCCAGAACGGCGGCCCTGGAACAGATGCAAGGCTCTGTCTTCGTGGAGCGGCGCCGGGCCGACATGGAGCGGACGATCCGGCGCTACGACCGTTTGTCGGCGGATCTTGCCGTCCTGCGCCCGTTGGGAGATGGTGGACGGCTGCTGGAGATCCGGCGCTTTGCCGATCCCCAGCTCGTCGAGGCAACCTGGTCCGCCTACCGGCCCGCAGTGCCAGCCACATTTGATGGCGTTCTGTTCGTTCTGGCCGGTTTTGGCGGAGGCGCTGCGGTCATATCCGTGTTACGCCGTCTCTTCCGCCGCAGACGCGCCGCTGTTGGTTGA
- a CDS encoding MerR family transcriptional regulator: MQIGDLSDRSGVSRDALRLYERRGLIRADRKANGYRDFPKETEAVVGLIRLAQALGFSLREISELVGGNQAEMDAEAVADLLRAKLAEIDDKVARLLQLRGMLEARLANVCPLGLGGRARVS; encoded by the coding sequence ATGCAAATCGGTGATCTTTCGGATCGGTCCGGCGTCAGTCGTGACGCGCTGCGGCTTTACGAGCGGCGTGGATTGATCCGGGCGGATCGCAAAGCCAACGGCTACCGCGATTTTCCCAAGGAGACCGAGGCGGTGGTCGGTTTGATTCGGCTTGCACAGGCGTTGGGGTTTTCGCTGCGCGAGATCTCGGAGCTTGTCGGCGGAAATCAGGCCGAAATGGATGCGGAGGCTGTCGCGGATCTTTTGCGCGCGAAGCTGGCTGAGATCGATGACAAGGTCGCGCGGCTTTTGCAGTTGCGCGGTATGTTGGAGGCCCGTTTGGCCAATGTCTGCCCACTTGGGCTGGGTGGTCGTGCGCGGGTGTCTTGA
- a CDS encoding ABC transporter ATP-binding protein, with amino-acid sequence MSDAALRLSEIGKTYNRGTPGEIQVLRGVDLTVKAGEVVALVAPSGAGKSTLLHIAGLLDAADEGTLEIAGAAMTGQSDRVRTRLRRQKIGFVYQFHHLLPEFTALENIVLPQLANGISQKDAETRAMGLLTRVGVGERAGHRPAALSGGEQQRVAFCRALANAPALLLADEPTGNLDPNTSDQVFSALMELVAGTGLAALIATHNLELAARMDRMVRLEAGVLVEGTGT; translated from the coding sequence ATGAGTGATGCAGCACTTCGCCTGAGCGAGATCGGGAAGACCTATAATCGTGGCACGCCCGGTGAAATCCAGGTCCTGCGCGGTGTCGATCTAACGGTGAAAGCGGGTGAAGTCGTTGCACTGGTCGCCCCCTCCGGCGCGGGAAAATCCACGCTGCTTCACATCGCAGGCTTGTTGGACGCCGCGGACGAAGGCACGCTGGAGATTGCCGGTGCCGCGATGACTGGTCAATCCGACCGTGTCCGCACCCGGTTGCGCCGGCAAAAGATCGGCTTTGTCTACCAGTTCCATCACCTGCTGCCGGAATTCACCGCGCTTGAAAACATCGTCTTGCCGCAACTGGCCAACGGCATCTCGCAAAAGGACGCCGAGACGCGCGCCATGGGCCTTCTGACCCGCGTGGGTGTCGGCGAACGCGCGGGGCACCGGCCCGCCGCGCTGTCCGGGGGAGAGCAGCAACGCGTCGCCTTCTGCCGGGCCCTGGCCAATGCGCCGGCGCTTTTGTTGGCGGATGAGCCGACCGGTAATCTGGATCCCAACACCTCGGATCAGGTCTTCAGCGCGTTGATGGAGCTTGTCGCGGGCACCGGCCTTGCGGCCCTGATCGCCACGCATAATCTGGAGCTGGCCGCCCGCATGGACCGCATGGTCCGGCTGGAGGCCGGCGTACTGGTGGAAGGAACAGGCACGTGA
- a CDS encoding Ldh family oxidoreductase, with the protein MTEIALAEIEDITKSALVAHGADSWIAAEVAKAVAEAEATGNRICGLYYLESYCRQLRSGRVQGQVEPKVTAPRPAHVAVDGRMGFAQPAFARGLPHAIDSVRANGTASLAIGHTHTCTSLGYFTGQIARAGFIALGMTNASPIVAPPGGKTRVIGTNPVAFSVPDGHGGIALQFDQSTTTVALGKITMAKAAGERIPEGWALDADGAPTTDPEAALSGSLVSMGGYKGWGFGLMAELLAAGMTGSVTSRNVHPLKADDGPPHDLGQFYMLIDPALSDSFVDRLAEVVEGIAMDPGARMPGQGRVLADPVNVDDALWSQARSLAGLS; encoded by the coding sequence GTGACCGAAATCGCGCTGGCAGAGATCGAGGATATCACCAAATCGGCCCTTGTCGCACACGGCGCCGACAGTTGGATTGCGGCGGAGGTCGCCAAAGCCGTTGCCGAAGCCGAGGCCACGGGAAACAGGATCTGTGGCCTTTACTATCTTGAGAGCTATTGCAGGCAACTTCGGTCAGGACGGGTGCAGGGCCAGGTTGAACCGAAGGTTACCGCGCCAAGGCCCGCCCATGTTGCGGTGGATGGACGGATGGGGTTTGCCCAACCCGCCTTCGCGCGCGGGCTTCCGCACGCGATCGATTCGGTGCGGGCCAATGGCACGGCGTCGCTTGCCATAGGCCATACGCATACTTGCACCTCTTTGGGATACTTTACCGGGCAGATCGCGCGTGCCGGTTTCATCGCGCTCGGGATGACGAATGCGTCGCCGATCGTGGCGCCGCCAGGTGGCAAGACACGGGTCATCGGGACCAACCCCGTGGCCTTCTCGGTGCCGGATGGACACGGCGGGATCGCGTTGCAGTTTGACCAGTCCACAACCACGGTGGCGCTGGGCAAGATCACCATGGCGAAAGCCGCTGGAGAGCGTATTCCCGAAGGCTGGGCGCTCGATGCCGATGGTGCCCCAACGACGGATCCAGAGGCTGCACTTTCAGGCTCTCTTGTCTCGATGGGCGGCTACAAGGGGTGGGGCTTTGGTCTCATGGCGGAGCTTTTGGCGGCTGGCATGACCGGCAGCGTGACCTCTCGCAACGTACATCCGCTAAAGGCCGATGACGGACCGCCTCATGACCTTGGCCAGTTCTACATGCTTATCGACCCCGCACTGTCCGACAGCTTCGTGGATCGACTGGCGGAGGTTGTCGAAGGTATCGCCATGGATCCCGGCGCACGCATGCCGGGACAAGGGCGCGTTTTGGCGGATCCTGTCAATGTGGATGACGCTCTTTGGTCCCAGGCTCGCAGCCTCGCGGGCCTGAGCTGA
- a CDS encoding cytochrome c — MTSRILSFAMAMTLAGPALAQDVEVGAELFRNHCAMCHGLEATGAGPMAGVMVIKPSDLTTLTQRYDGVFPTERVVMRIDGRDPLTSHGSPMPVYGFFFEGEDAAMKTPAGQPILTSQPIVDLVAYLETLQDGE; from the coding sequence ATGACTTCACGCATACTCAGCTTTGCCATGGCGATGACCCTGGCTGGACCGGCCTTGGCGCAGGACGTCGAGGTCGGCGCCGAATTGTTCCGGAACCATTGTGCCATGTGCCATGGTTTGGAGGCCACGGGGGCCGGACCGATGGCTGGGGTGATGGTGATCAAGCCGTCCGACCTGACAACGCTGACCCAGCGCTATGACGGCGTCTTCCCGACGGAACGTGTGGTGATGCGCATCGACGGGCGGGACCCCCTGACCAGCCATGGCAGCCCGATGCCCGTTTACGGCTTTTTCTTCGAGGGTGAGGATGCAGCGATGAAAACGCCTGCCGGACAGCCGATTCTGACCAGCCAGCCCATCGTCGATCTGGTGGCTTATCTCGAAACGTTGCAGGACGGCGAATGA
- the proS gene encoding proline--tRNA ligase: MRLSRYFLPVLKETPSEAQIVSHRLMLRAGMIKQSSAGIYSWLPLGFKVLRKIENIVHEEQMRAGHVPMLMPTLQSADLWKESGRYDDYGQEMLRIRDRHDRDMLYGPTNEELITDIFRANISSYKDLPLTLYHIQWKFRDEIRPRFGVMRGREFLMKDGYNFDVDKDAALHAYNRHLVSYLRTYERMGLQAIPMRADGGPIGGDYTHEFLVLAETGESEVFYDSEVTDLTFGDRQIDYDDVAECQAVLEEFTSRYARTDETHDPAIFNLIPKERQRVARGIEVGQIFYFGTKYSEAMGAAVQTADGAQVPVHMGSHGIGVSRLLGAIIEASHDENGIIWPEGVTPFHCGIVNLKQGDEAVDAACSQIYTALAATGLEPLYDDRNERAGGKFATMDLIGLPWRITAGPRGLKNGVVELTSRRTGQSEELSPQEAVRKVAEIYAPHHDGSEMVEPMANRSFHTWL; encoded by the coding sequence ATGCGGCTGTCCCGATATTTCCTGCCTGTTCTGAAGGAAACCCCCTCGGAGGCGCAGATTGTGAGCCACCGGTTGATGCTGCGCGCGGGTATGATCAAGCAATCCTCGGCAGGCATCTATTCCTGGCTGCCGCTTGGCTTCAAGGTTCTGCGCAAGATCGAAAACATCGTGCATGAAGAGCAGATGCGCGCCGGACATGTGCCGATGCTCATGCCCACGCTGCAATCGGCCGATCTTTGGAAAGAGAGTGGCCGGTATGACGATTACGGGCAGGAGATGTTGCGGATCCGGGATCGCCATGATCGCGATATGCTTTACGGTCCGACCAACGAAGAGCTGATCACTGACATCTTCCGCGCCAATATCAGCAGCTACAAGGATCTGCCGCTGACGCTTTACCATATTCAATGGAAGTTCCGGGACGAGATCCGGCCACGGTTCGGGGTGATGCGCGGTCGCGAGTTCCTGATGAAGGACGGCTATAACTTCGACGTCGACAAGGACGCGGCTTTGCACGCCTATAATCGCCATCTGGTCAGCTATCTGCGCACGTATGAGCGGATGGGATTGCAGGCGATCCCAATGCGCGCCGATGGTGGCCCGATCGGGGGCGACTATACGCATGAATTCCTTGTTCTGGCCGAAACCGGGGAATCAGAGGTCTTTTATGACAGCGAGGTGACCGATCTGACCTTTGGGGATCGTCAGATCGATTATGACGATGTCGCGGAATGCCAGGCGGTTCTGGAAGAGTTCACCTCTCGCTATGCCAGGACGGACGAAACCCACGATCCAGCGATCTTCAACCTGATCCCAAAGGAGCGGCAGCGGGTCGCAAGGGGCATCGAGGTCGGTCAGATCTTCTATTTCGGAACCAAGTATTCCGAGGCGATGGGTGCAGCCGTGCAAACCGCGGATGGCGCGCAGGTTCCCGTTCACATGGGAAGCCACGGCATCGGGGTCAGCCGCCTGCTGGGCGCGATCATCGAGGCAAGCCATGACGAAAACGGGATCATCTGGCCCGAAGGCGTCACGCCGTTTCATTGCGGTATCGTTAACCTGAAACAGGGGGATGAGGCCGTCGATGCCGCCTGTTCGCAGATCTACACCGCGCTGGCTGCGACGGGGCTTGAGCCGCTTTATGATGATCGCAACGAACGGGCGGGTGGCAAGTTTGCCACGATGGATCTGATCGGCCTGCCGTGGCGGATCACGGCGGGGCCGCGCGGCCTGAAGAATGGCGTGGTGGAACTGACCAGCCGCCGCACTGGACAAAGCGAAGAACTGAGCCCGCAAGAAGCCGTGCGCAAGGTGGCCGAGATCTATGCCCCGCATCACGATGGGTCCGAGATGGTCGAGCCGATGGCGAACCGGTCTTTCCACACCTGGCTGTAA
- a CDS encoding DMT family transporter — protein sequence MAQYALVMLLAGIGIPILAALNAALGVRIGSPAAAAAVLFSVAFATTACAVLLTGPHALTKITLAPRYLLLAGVLIAFYVLSITYIAPHFGVGNAVFFVLIGQLISAAAIDHFGLFGAQISPISLTRAAGIGIMALGVWVTQLA from the coding sequence GTGGCTCAATACGCGTTGGTTATGTTGTTGGCTGGAATCGGCATCCCGATCCTTGCCGCGCTCAATGCCGCACTTGGCGTCCGCATCGGCTCGCCAGCGGCGGCGGCGGCCGTCCTTTTTTCCGTCGCTTTCGCAACCACCGCCTGCGCGGTGCTGCTGACCGGGCCACACGCCCTGACGAAAATCACGCTCGCCCCGAGATACCTTTTACTCGCCGGTGTCCTGATCGCGTTCTACGTGCTCTCGATTACTTATATTGCCCCGCATTTCGGAGTGGGCAACGCAGTCTTTTTCGTTTTGATCGGGCAATTGATCAGCGCAGCGGCTATAGATCATTTCGGCCTTTTCGGCGCTCAGATCAGTCCCATCAGCCTCACACGCGCGGCGGGGATCGGGATCATGGCCTTGGGTGTCTGGGTGACCCAACTCGCGTAA